In Paraflavitalea devenefica, the following are encoded in one genomic region:
- a CDS encoding O-antigen ligase family protein: MLHKTAAALRSWLHHHFLDRKMATSLGVAILGFLAIGMSYLTVLVDSKLSIGIVVGVGGILTFLLCIVYPFIGFYLTYVISLFLSLPMRLLSNDAIIPTGLIPEYLSYLALLGVITRQEYKKEITSKFWSHAITIWTMILLAYFLLQVVNPSMNSKIGWFNFFRKQVSFAAFYYMSYCFFNSKKAIQTFMKFWIILTTIEALYACKQQWIGLFGFEHRWLMSDPERVALFINGGFIRRFGLLSDPASAGILYASSCVLILALALQAKNTRDRLLYYFLTIIHFMASSYSGTRTATLMIVASIVFYCVLTLYERRTLIVSGVFAFMFTALMVAPVYDNMVINRLRSTFEGSKDPSALVRDLNRKLVQPYVYSHPIGGGLMTAGVVGQRYNPGHYLSLIPPDSAYMATMMEQGPIGLAFLLIFYFVILRTGIRYFYRVRDPDNKALYVANLVSVFSWMVAQFSQLAIGQYPGVLYFYSALAIFLKLHLYDSANADANNQHEP, from the coding sequence GTGCTACATAAGACGGCTGCAGCCCTACGTTCCTGGTTGCACCACCATTTCCTTGACAGGAAAATGGCTACTTCCCTGGGAGTGGCTATATTGGGCTTCTTAGCGATCGGTATGTCCTACCTCACTGTACTGGTAGATTCCAAGCTCAGTATCGGTATTGTGGTGGGAGTAGGTGGTATCCTTACCTTCCTGCTGTGTATCGTATATCCCTTTATAGGCTTTTATCTTACGTATGTAATTTCCTTGTTCCTCTCATTGCCCATGCGGCTGTTGAGCAATGATGCCATTATACCAACCGGGCTTATTCCCGAATATCTTTCTTACCTCGCCCTGCTCGGCGTTATTACCCGGCAGGAGTATAAAAAAGAAATTACCAGCAAATTCTGGAGCCATGCCATTACCATATGGACCATGATCCTGCTTGCTTATTTTCTTTTACAGGTCGTAAACCCTTCCATGAACAGCAAGATCGGCTGGTTCAATTTCTTCCGGAAGCAGGTGAGCTTTGCCGCTTTCTATTACATGAGCTATTGCTTTTTTAACTCGAAGAAGGCTATACAAACCTTTATGAAGTTCTGGATCATCCTGACCACCATAGAGGCCCTGTATGCCTGTAAGCAACAGTGGATTGGATTATTTGGGTTTGAGCATCGCTGGCTCATGTCCGATCCTGAACGGGTGGCCTTGTTCATCAATGGTGGGTTTATACGCCGTTTTGGATTGTTGTCCGACCCCGCCTCAGCAGGCATCCTGTATGCTTCTTCCTGTGTGCTCATCCTGGCGCTGGCCCTGCAGGCCAAAAACACGCGGGACCGTTTATTGTATTACTTCCTCACCATTATACATTTCATGGCTTCCAGCTACTCAGGTACGCGTACTGCTACCCTGATGATAGTGGCTTCCATCGTATTTTATTGTGTGCTTACCCTGTATGAGCGAAGGACCCTCATTGTTTCGGGCGTCTTTGCTTTTATGTTCACGGCGCTCATGGTGGCGCCGGTGTACGATAACATGGTCATCAACCGGTTACGTTCCACCTTCGAAGGTTCCAAAGATCCTTCGGCCCTGGTACGCGACCTGAACCGTAAACTGGTACAGCCTTATGTATACAGCCATCCCATTGGAGGAGGATTAATGACGGCCGGTGTGGTTGGACAACGTTACAATCCTGGCCATTACCTGTCGCTAATCCCGCCCGACAGCGCCTATATGGCCACCATGATGGAACAAGGGCCTATTGGCCTTGCCTTTTTGTTGATCTTTTATTTTGTGATCCTGCGCACGGGCATCCGGTATTTTTACCGCGTAAGGGATCCTGATAACAAAGCGCTGTATGTGGCCAACCTTGTTTCCGTATTTAGCTGGATGGTGGCGCAGTTTTCGCAGCTCGCTATCGGCCAATACCCCGGAGTGTTGTACTTTTATTCCGCATTGGCCATATTTTTGAAATTACATTTATACGATTCAGCAAACGCTGATGCAAACAATCAACATGAACCTTAA
- a CDS encoding acyltransferase family protein, with amino-acid sequence MTLIQASTIPIPPATPVAKAKVFFPNLDGLRFISFLVVFLHHCYLSFFSYLQTSAPTAFKIQSFLFKYGTLGVNFFFVLSGFLITYLLIREKEVTGTIHIGNFYVRRILRIWPLYFLCLLIGFVGFAMLKKMSGELPQESANPWYYIFLIGNFDYMHTWPVKPDAILLSVLWSVCVEEQFYLAWPLILKFVPVRFYKYIFGTIILLSLIFRSFYTGNTEADHAVRYFHTFSLIGDMALGALLAWLVSFPNKFKDFITHLSKPAIVFIYIGALCVTLGKEFVFPYGIPIIFERLVIGIFFALIIAEQNFAHNSLFKMSRFKLVSKLGTYTYGLYCLHLLGMYAAVKVVVKLGWQEDKLWVAAASAVIGLLLSIAISIAAYHLFEKWFLKWKDKFAFITK; translated from the coding sequence ATGACCTTAATCCAAGCCAGTACGATCCCCATACCTCCGGCAACACCTGTTGCCAAAGCAAAGGTATTCTTTCCCAATCTTGATGGATTGCGGTTCATCTCTTTTTTGGTGGTGTTCCTGCACCATTGTTACCTGTCGTTCTTCAGTTATCTCCAGACTTCAGCACCCACTGCTTTTAAGATCCAGTCTTTTTTATTCAAATATGGTACCCTGGGCGTTAATTTCTTCTTTGTGCTCAGCGGATTTCTGATTACCTACCTGCTCATCAGGGAAAAAGAGGTAACGGGTACCATCCATATCGGCAACTTCTATGTTCGCCGTATCCTGCGTATCTGGCCCCTGTACTTCCTTTGCCTGCTCATTGGCTTCGTAGGATTTGCCATGCTCAAAAAAATGAGTGGTGAGCTACCGCAGGAAAGCGCCAATCCCTGGTACTATATTTTTCTTATCGGCAATTTTGACTATATGCATACCTGGCCGGTGAAGCCTGATGCCATCCTGTTGTCGGTGTTGTGGTCGGTATGCGTGGAAGAACAGTTTTACCTCGCCTGGCCGCTTATTCTCAAATTTGTACCGGTAAGGTTCTACAAATACATCTTTGGGACCATCATTCTGTTGTCACTTATATTCCGGTCATTTTATACCGGCAATACGGAAGCTGATCATGCTGTTCGTTACTTCCATACTTTTTCGCTCATTGGTGATATGGCACTGGGCGCCCTGCTGGCCTGGCTGGTGTCCTTTCCCAACAAATTCAAAGACTTTATTACCCATCTCAGTAAGCCTGCTATTGTCTTTATTTACATCGGCGCTTTGTGCGTAACCCTGGGTAAGGAATTCGTTTTCCCTTATGGTATTCCCATCATTTTTGAGCGACTGGTGATCGGTATCTTTTTCGCCCTCATTATTGCCGAGCAGAACTTTGCCCATAACTCCCTGTTTAAAATGAGCCGGTTTAAGCTCGTTAGCAAACTGGGCACCTATACCTATGGATTATATTGCCTGCACCTGCTCGGTATGTATGCGGCTGTAAAGGTGGTCGTAAAACTAGGCTGGCAGGAGGATAAACTATGGGTAGCGGCAGCTTCGGCTGTTATCGGGCTGTTGCTTTCCATTGCCATCAGTATTGCCGCTTACCATTTATTCGAGAAATGGTTTTTGAAATGGAAGGATAAATTCGCTTTCATTACCAAATAA
- a CDS encoding RNA polymerase sigma factor has translation MSTTFDNNLMPAFHQNDPGAIEVIFREHYSSMVQYAVQLINDQQEAEEMVVNTFIKLIAMRTNFKTPADIKAFLLVTVRNACYDYLSCIDLERPSKKELLSLSDLVQTKKDGTPVLFTTDMLVALYEGINKLTAQSAEVFKLLFYNKMTIKDVAAQLGIPVKTVRVHKAKAVRSLRTVLSKRAVITSSLN, from the coding sequence ATGAGTACAACCTTTGATAACAATCTAATGCCGGCTTTTCATCAAAATGACCCGGGGGCGATTGAGGTCATCTTCCGGGAACATTATTCTTCCATGGTGCAGTATGCAGTACAACTGATCAATGACCAGCAGGAAGCGGAAGAAATGGTAGTCAATACCTTTATCAAGTTAATAGCCATGCGCACGAACTTTAAAACGCCGGCTGATATCAAAGCTTTCCTGCTAGTTACCGTGCGTAATGCCTGTTATGATTATTTGAGTTGCATAGACCTGGAGCGGCCATCCAAAAAAGAGTTGCTTTCCCTGTCCGATCTCGTACAAACGAAAAAGGATGGTACACCGGTCCTTTTTACCACAGACATGTTAGTGGCGCTATACGAGGGCATCAACAAATTGACCGCCCAATCCGCAGAAGTGTTCAAACTGCTTTTTTATAATAAGATGACTATAAAAGACGTGGCTGCCCAGTTAGGCATTCCCGTAAAAACCGTGAGGGTTCATAAGGCCAAAGCGGTGAGGTCATTGCGTACCGTACTGTCAAAGAGAGCTGTTATAACCTCCTCCCTTAATTGA
- a CDS encoding sodium:solute symporter, which translates to MSPTLLLSFVIGYFLLLLVVAYITSRNSNNESFFIGNRNSNWMLVAFGMIGTSLSGVTFVSVPGAVGKDSFAYFQITLGYLIGYLVIAYVLLPLYYRLNLTSIYNYLSSRLGFISYKTGASFFILSRTLGATARLYLVVKILQDAILGNEPFNIPFWLTTLIILIMILLYTYEGGVKTIVYTDTLQTTCMLLGLVICVVYILKTMNISLGESLQAMGDKGYSKIFFTDPGSRFFFLKQIAAGAFITITMTGMDQEMMQKNISVKTLKDAQKNVVTLSLIMLGVILLFLVLGGLLHLFAAQEGITAKGDNLFPTIALQHMPPVISAIFIIALISALFPSADGAITALTSSFCIDLVGLQRNKDWNEAQKKKIRQRVHLSFAVIFLLFVMVFRWINNDSMITVILKVAGYTYGPLLGLFSFGILTKRVVEDKFVPIICVLAPVICYILDKYQKQLLGSFEIGLELLIINGLLTFTGLLIISKKPATA; encoded by the coding sequence ATGTCTCCCACACTGCTGTTGTCTTTTGTTATTGGTTATTTCCTGTTGCTGTTGGTGGTAGCGTATATTACTTCCCGCAACTCCAACAATGAATCTTTCTTCATCGGTAACCGTAATTCCAACTGGATGCTTGTGGCATTCGGTATGATCGGAACGTCATTAAGCGGCGTCACTTTTGTAAGCGTGCCAGGTGCAGTAGGTAAAGATTCTTTCGCTTATTTCCAGATCACCCTGGGTTATCTCATCGGGTACCTGGTGATCGCCTATGTATTACTGCCTTTGTATTACCGGCTGAACCTTACTTCCATTTATAATTACCTTAGTTCCCGTTTAGGATTTATCTCTTATAAAACGGGCGCTTCTTTCTTCATATTGTCAAGAACGCTGGGAGCTACCGCCCGTCTTTACCTCGTGGTAAAAATTCTGCAGGATGCCATCCTTGGCAATGAGCCCTTTAATATTCCTTTCTGGCTTACTACACTCATCATCCTCATCATGATATTGCTGTATACTTACGAGGGCGGTGTTAAGACCATCGTGTATACCGATACCCTGCAAACCACCTGTATGTTGCTGGGGCTGGTGATATGCGTTGTCTACATCCTGAAAACCATGAATATCAGCCTGGGAGAAAGCCTGCAGGCCATGGGCGATAAAGGATATTCAAAAATATTCTTTACCGATCCCGGCAGCCGCTTCTTCTTTCTCAAACAGATAGCCGCCGGCGCTTTCATCACCATTACCATGACGGGCATGGACCAGGAAATGATGCAAAAGAATATATCGGTTAAAACCCTGAAGGATGCACAGAAAAATGTGGTTACCCTTTCCCTCATCATGCTGGGGGTGATTTTATTATTCCTTGTGCTGGGTGGTTTATTACACCTGTTTGCAGCGCAGGAAGGTATAACTGCCAAGGGTGATAATTTATTCCCCACCATTGCCTTGCAGCACATGCCGCCGGTAATCTCCGCCATTTTTATCATTGCGCTCATTTCTGCGCTGTTTCCCAGTGCCGATGGCGCTATTACGGCCCTGACCTCTTCCTTTTGTATTGATTTAGTTGGCTTGCAGCGCAATAAAGACTGGAACGAAGCACAGAAGAAAAAGATCCGCCAACGGGTACACCTCTCCTTTGCCGTTATTTTCCTGCTGTTTGTAATGGTATTCCGGTGGATTAATAATGATAGCATGATCACCGTGATCTTAAAAGTGGCTGGTTACACCTATGGTCCGTTACTGGGCTTATTCAGTTTCGGTATCCTTACCAAAAGGGTGGTGGAGGATAAATTTGTTCCCATTATCTGTGTATTGGCGCCCGTCATCTGCTATATACTCGATAAATACCAAAAGCAGCTATTGGGTTCCTTTGAGATCGGTCTTGAACTGCTGATCATTAATGGTTTGCTCACCTTCACCGGGCTATTAATCATTTCAAAAAAACCAGCCACCGCATAA
- a CDS encoding TolC family protein, which translates to MNRIIAGTCLLILATVTVQAQQPTGRNVSTYHANLDTSRITDIRERLVQLALQNPEFEIADRNVNVSTYQLRRAKGSWLNVIAATANVNQYTIEKGTAPSDQATLYPKYNLSLNLPLDFFIQRANEVKVARENQYIAVAQKNQRYREIRKQVLSKYEDYLMHKEKLDLQTRMTQSEYTEYKLAEKDFSDGLITPEVFKKAENAYYQQQMLKLDYQRNFSVARLELEQMIGVSIDDVLGRK; encoded by the coding sequence ATGAACAGAATAATCGCCGGAACCTGCTTACTGATACTGGCCACCGTCACCGTACAGGCCCAGCAACCTACTGGCCGTAATGTGTCTACTTACCATGCCAACCTGGATACCAGCCGTATAACGGATATCCGGGAAAGACTGGTGCAACTGGCCCTGCAAAACCCCGAATTTGAGATTGCCGACCGCAATGTAAACGTGTCTACTTACCAGTTACGCAGGGCCAAAGGCAGTTGGCTGAACGTTATCGCGGCCACGGCCAACGTGAATCAATATACCATTGAGAAAGGCACGGCCCCCAGCGACCAGGCTACCCTGTACCCGAAATACAACCTCAGCCTCAATTTGCCACTGGACTTTTTTATCCAGCGTGCCAATGAGGTGAAGGTCGCCCGGGAAAACCAGTACATCGCCGTTGCACAAAAGAACCAACGTTACCGGGAGATCAGGAAACAGGTACTTTCCAAGTATGAGGATTACCTGATGCACAAGGAAAAGCTCGATCTCCAAACCCGTATGACGCAATCCGAATACACGGAATACAAGCTGGCGGAGAAAGATTTTTCCGATGGGCTTATCACGCCTGAAGTATTTAAGAAAGCGGAGAATGCCTACTACCAACAGCAAATGCTTAAGCTGGACTATCAGCGCAACTTCAGTGTAGCCAGGCTGGAACTGGAGCAAATGATCGGCGTAAGCATTGATGATGTGCTGGGGAGGAAGTAA
- a CDS encoding acyltransferase family protein, with protein sequence MFNYLFNAQTILNRSRYPWIDYARGITILLVVYRHVFEGLGNVGEGSGSFEWLKYFNIFFFSFRMPLFFIVSGIFIGSSLMRKGIGDYIGNRFQTIFYPLLVWGSIQVSLQLLFAGYANAVREPMDYLNLIIDPRKIEQFWYLNALFFVSVLYALVHWYGKIKPWQQVILGMILYAIAGYCHINHIQIGFLIDVLFFYLFFAVGHAFSDLVLNTKNHKYLTSWRTTIIALPVFVFLQHYFTYLNLRHQDDYYVQYQQPAIFAFTALAGGAFVIQVSFLLQQLNIMRFLRVIGYHSLYIYVMHLMLTAATRNVMVNLLDIQDIPVLMITSVIIGIILPIILYNIAEHLGAWWLFSLKKPATITEKKPKDKERPDNSVVVSN encoded by the coding sequence ATGTTCAATTATTTATTTAATGCACAAACAATTTTAAACAGGAGCCGCTATCCCTGGATAGATTATGCCCGTGGGATTACTATTCTATTGGTCGTTTACCGGCATGTATTTGAAGGGCTTGGTAATGTGGGCGAAGGTTCCGGAAGCTTTGAATGGCTAAAGTATTTCAACATTTTCTTCTTTAGCTTCCGTATGCCCTTATTCTTTATCGTATCGGGCATCTTCATAGGGAGCAGCCTTATGCGTAAAGGGATTGGTGATTATATTGGAAACAGGTTCCAGACCATTTTCTATCCCTTGCTCGTATGGGGCAGTATCCAGGTTTCCCTGCAACTCCTGTTTGCAGGCTATGCCAATGCTGTGCGCGAGCCGATGGATTACCTGAACCTGATCATTGATCCCCGTAAGATTGAACAATTCTGGTACCTGAATGCTTTGTTCTTTGTAAGCGTCTTATACGCACTGGTGCATTGGTATGGCAAGATAAAGCCCTGGCAGCAGGTCATACTCGGGATGATCTTGTATGCCATAGCAGGATATTGTCATATCAATCATATCCAGATTGGCTTTTTGATTGATGTACTGTTCTTTTACCTGTTTTTTGCTGTTGGGCACGCATTTTCAGATTTGGTGCTGAATACCAAAAATCACAAGTACCTTACTTCCTGGCGCACCACCATCATTGCCCTGCCGGTATTTGTATTCCTGCAACACTATTTCACTTATCTGAACCTCCGGCACCAGGATGATTATTATGTGCAATACCAGCAACCGGCCATTTTCGCTTTTACCGCCCTTGCCGGTGGCGCTTTTGTGATACAGGTATCATTTCTGCTCCAACAGCTTAATATTATGCGTTTTTTGCGCGTAATTGGCTACCATTCACTGTACATCTATGTAATGCACCTCATGTTAACGGCTGCTACCAGGAATGTGATGGTGAACTTACTGGATATACAGGACATTCCTGTGCTGATGATTACCAGTGTGATCATAGGGATCATTTTGCCAATTATATTGTATAATATCGCAGAACATTTAGGCGCCTGGTGGCTATTCTCTTTAAAGAAACCGGCTACCATTACCGAAAAGAAACCAAAAGATAAAGAACGGCCTGATAATAGTGTGGTCGTAAGTAATTAA
- a CDS encoding exopolysaccharide transport family protein: protein MDLLYLLYSLLRKKWIIAGCTVLGLVAGFVFTLFQPKSYASYAQYSTGFTMEQKVSIKEEAGLNFYEIDLRFNNVIETFRSPKVMSMLSYKVLLHDLEDLKPFRSLNDEQKKSNVYALTNMDHAKQLLRRKIAGMELLSPFDPEEKKVFDLMYLYGYAPEYLQGYLTIFRAERTDYLVIHCKSENPELSAFIANTIGQQFIRFFNVIYGLRNQESAARLDSVASAKKRNVDSLTESLKAFRERIGTPNVADRASAAMTVVQGVTSNYQQEQAKLNNLKGELRSVVSQLNDLNSQGTGSSIVNNNAAIMALNKENQNLEIEKNGKSDEEIRKLQDRIDANVKKIRDYTNSGGTLTDRQQRQNRTQVRQEDLIARKTDLEEQILAAEGNVALFRKQKEDYEVITKTGGGDQVILDAMERDLRIASQEYEQLKRSLQSSLDLDINPQNNFKQILVAQPAFQPEPSRRSLILGLCGMLTLFLSSFIIIALEFFDSSFKTPSIFQRATKLPLLSSLNKLNLKKKPLQEYFKETDLSREGEGALFVENLRKLRYELTSSGKKIFLVTSTKPKEGKTTIIEALANSFSLTRKKVLLIDANFSNNTLTQKFGAKPTLEQFSFTGQGNVMDKFWSTTSMTTIPNTDLVGCTENNHTPSEILPKSNLLENLPKIAENYDFVFVEGAALNNHADSKELSAWVDGIIAIFSAKSSLGQVDKDSIQYLKSTGGKFVGTVLNNVEANNMDL, encoded by the coding sequence ATGGACCTGTTGTATTTATTGTACTCGCTCCTGCGTAAGAAATGGATCATTGCTGGCTGTACAGTATTGGGGCTGGTAGCAGGTTTTGTATTTACGCTCTTTCAACCCAAAAGCTATGCGTCCTATGCCCAGTATTCTACCGGCTTCACCATGGAGCAGAAGGTCAGTATCAAAGAAGAGGCCGGCCTCAACTTCTATGAAATAGATCTACGCTTTAATAACGTAATTGAAACTTTCAGGTCACCCAAAGTAATGAGCATGCTTTCCTATAAAGTACTGCTGCATGACCTGGAAGACCTGAAGCCTTTCCGCAGCCTCAATGATGAACAAAAGAAGAGCAATGTATATGCATTGACCAATATGGACCATGCCAAACAGCTTTTGCGCCGTAAGATTGCCGGCATGGAACTCCTGAGCCCTTTTGACCCCGAAGAAAAGAAAGTATTTGATCTCATGTACCTGTATGGGTATGCGCCTGAATACCTGCAGGGATATCTCACCATTTTCCGGGCCGAACGTACCGACTATCTCGTGATCCATTGTAAGTCGGAAAATCCTGAATTATCTGCTTTTATCGCCAATACCATCGGTCAGCAATTCATCCGCTTCTTTAACGTGATCTATGGATTACGTAACCAGGAGTCGGCTGCCAGGCTCGACAGTGTGGCCAGCGCCAAAAAGAGAAACGTAGACAGCCTTACTGAATCGCTGAAGGCATTCAGGGAAAGGATCGGTACGCCCAACGTAGCCGACAGAGCCTCCGCCGCCATGACCGTAGTACAGGGCGTAACCAGCAATTACCAACAGGAACAGGCCAAGCTCAATAATTTAAAGGGTGAGCTGCGGTCGGTTGTATCGCAATTAAATGACCTGAATAGCCAAGGTACCGGCAGTAGTATTGTTAATAACAATGCTGCCATAATGGCCCTGAATAAAGAGAACCAGAACCTGGAGATAGAAAAGAATGGTAAATCAGATGAGGAGATCAGGAAGCTGCAGGACCGTATTGATGCCAATGTAAAGAAGATCAGGGATTATACAAATTCGGGAGGCACCCTTACCGATCGTCAGCAACGGCAGAACAGGACACAGGTGCGCCAGGAAGACCTGATAGCCCGCAAAACGGACCTGGAGGAACAGATACTGGCAGCAGAAGGGAACGTGGCATTATTCCGCAAGCAAAAAGAAGATTATGAAGTCATCACCAAAACAGGCGGCGGCGACCAGGTAATCCTCGATGCCATGGAGCGCGACCTGCGCATCGCTTCACAGGAATATGAACAATTGAAGAGAAGTTTACAATCTTCACTGGACCTCGATATTAACCCGCAGAATAACTTTAAGCAGATCCTGGTGGCGCAACCTGCCTTTCAGCCGGAACCATCACGCCGCTCACTCATATTGGGTTTGTGCGGTATGCTTACCTTATTCCTGTCTTCTTTCATCATCATAGCGCTGGAATTCTTTGATTCTTCTTTCAAAACACCGTCTATCTTCCAGCGTGCGACCAAGCTGCCTTTACTCAGCTCGCTCAACAAACTGAACCTGAAGAAAAAGCCTTTACAGGAGTATTTTAAGGAAACAGACCTGAGCAGGGAAGGAGAGGGTGCCCTGTTCGTTGAAAACCTGCGTAAATTAAGGTATGAGCTGACCAGCTCTGGTAAAAAGATCTTCCTGGTTACCAGCACCAAACCCAAAGAAGGTAAAACCACCATCATTGAGGCATTGGCCAATAGCTTTAGCCTTACCAGGAAAAAAGTGCTGCTGATCGATGCCAATTTTTCCAATAATACTTTAACGCAGAAGTTTGGCGCCAAGCCCACCCTGGAGCAGTTCAGCTTCACCGGCCAGGGCAATGTGATGGATAAGTTCTGGAGTACTACCAGCATGACTACCATTCCCAATACGGACCTGGTAGGGTGCACTGAAAATAATCATACCCCCTCAGAAATATTGCCTAAAAGCAACCTGTTGGAAAACCTGCCTAAAATTGCAGAGAACTATGACTTTGTTTTTGTGGAAGGAGCCGCATTGAATAACCATGCAGACAGTAAAGAGCTTTCTGCCTGGGTAGATGGCATCATAGCTATCTTTTCGGCTAAATCTTCTCTCGGACAAGTTGATAAAGACTCTATCCAGTATCTGAAGAGTACCGGCGGAAAATTCGTTGGTACGGTGTTGAACAATGTGGAAGCCAATAATATGGATTTGTAG
- a CDS encoding FAD-binding oxidoreductase has protein sequence METVATQGKLTTAIIEQFRQIAGAGFVLLDEESLNNYGHDETEHLLYPPEVVIRPRTTEEISAIMKICNQHKIPVTPRGAGTGLSGGALPHLGGVLISTDRMNSILSIDERNLQVITEPGVITEVLQNAVKEKGLFYPPDPSSRGSCFIGGNIAENSGGPKAVKYGVVKDYVLNLELVLPNGDVIWTGANVLKNSTGYNLTQLVVGSEGTLGIVTKIVLKLIPLPKYDLLMLVPFQSLEKAGEAVSAIFRAGFTPSALELVEIDALRIVSRFVDSSAVPVTEGTAAHLIIEVDGNHLDTLMVEMETIGSLLANYDAGEPYFADDAQQKAELWKLRRRVAEAVKIDGYTIEEDTVVPRAELPALIRGVKELGIQYNFQAVCYGHAGDGNLHIRIKKEGIANSNDDPEVIKGIRALFKLVHELGGTISGEHGIGLLQKNYMDIVFNESQLQLMRGIKKTFDPNNILNAGKIFD, from the coding sequence ATGGAAACAGTGGCTACTCAGGGGAAGTTGACAACAGCGATCATTGAACAATTCCGGCAAATTGCCGGGGCTGGTTTTGTACTGCTGGATGAAGAGTCCCTCAACAATTACGGACATGATGAAACAGAGCATTTATTATATCCTCCGGAAGTAGTAATCCGCCCGCGTACTACAGAAGAGATAAGTGCGATCATGAAAATCTGCAACCAGCATAAAATACCTGTAACCCCACGCGGCGCCGGTACTGGTTTAAGCGGGGGCGCCTTACCGCATCTTGGCGGTGTGCTCATCTCCACCGATCGCATGAACTCCATTTTATCCATTGATGAAAGGAATCTGCAGGTGATCACCGAGCCCGGGGTCATTACAGAAGTATTGCAGAATGCGGTGAAGGAGAAAGGCCTTTTCTACCCGCCCGATCCCAGTAGCCGCGGCTCCTGCTTCATTGGTGGCAATATTGCCGAGAACAGCGGCGGCCCCAAGGCAGTGAAATATGGTGTGGTGAAAGATTATGTGCTCAACCTGGAGCTCGTATTGCCCAACGGCGATGTGATCTGGACAGGCGCCAACGTACTAAAGAATTCCACCGGCTATAACCTCACCCAACTGGTAGTAGGTAGTGAAGGCACCCTGGGTATTGTGACGAAGATCGTTTTAAAGCTCATTCCCCTGCCTAAATACGACCTGTTGATGCTGGTGCCTTTCCAGTCGCTGGAAAAGGCTGGTGAGGCAGTAAGCGCTATCTTCCGCGCAGGGTTTACTCCCAGTGCCCTCGAACTGGTGGAAATCGATGCCCTCCGCATCGTGAGCCGCTTTGTAGATAGCTCGGCAGTGCCGGTTACCGAGGGTACGGCCGCCCACCTTATCATTGAAGTAGATGGCAACCACCTGGATACCTTAATGGTAGAAATGGAAACCATTGGCAGCCTGCTGGCCAACTATGATGCCGGCGAACCCTATTTTGCCGATGACGCACAGCAGAAAGCAGAGCTATGGAAATTACGCCGCCGGGTGGCCGAAGCGGTAAAAATAGATGGCTATACCATTGAAGAGGATACTGTAGTACCACGTGCTGAGTTGCCTGCCTTAATACGGGGTGTAAAAGAATTGGGTATTCAATACAACTTTCAGGCCGTATGTTACGGCCATGCCGGCGATGGTAACCTGCACATCCGTATCAAAAAGGAAGGTATTGCCAACAGCAATGACGATCCCGAAGTCATCAAGGGCATACGCGCCTTGTTTAAACTGGTACATGAATTAGGTGGCACCATCAGTGGTGAGCATGGTATCGGGCTGCTGCAGAAAAACTATATGGACATTGTCTTTAATGAGTCCCAGTTGCAGCTCATGCGGGGTATCAAGAAAACCTTCGACCCCAACAATATCCTGAATGCCGGGAAGATATTTGATTAA
- a CDS encoding LOG family protein, with the protein MKIEAVAVFCGSKTGNNPIFNEHAAELGKLLAMLGIKLVYGGGKKGLMGSIADAVLAHEGKAMGVIPKLLIEWEHQHEGLTELAIVPDMHTRKRMMYEMCDAAVILPGGFGTLDELFEMVTWNQLKIHDKKIYILNSGGYYNHLIHHLKQMQKEGFLYETVEERIIVCNTPVEIFNMIG; encoded by the coding sequence ATGAAGATAGAAGCGGTAGCGGTTTTCTGCGGATCAAAGACAGGCAATAACCCGATATTCAATGAGCATGCGGCAGAATTGGGCAAGCTGCTTGCCATGCTGGGGATAAAGCTGGTATATGGTGGTGGGAAGAAAGGGCTGATGGGTTCTATAGCAGATGCTGTATTGGCGCATGAAGGAAAGGCCATGGGTGTTATTCCCAAATTACTGATAGAATGGGAACACCAGCATGAAGGACTAACGGAACTGGCTATTGTACCCGATATGCATACCCGCAAACGGATGATGTATGAGATGTGTGATGCAGCCGTCATCTTACCCGGTGGCTTCGGCACACTGGATGAGTTGTTTGAAATGGTAACCTGGAATCAACTGAAGATACACGACAAAAAGATCTACATCCTTAATTCAGGCGGTTATTATAACCACCTCATCCACCACTTAAAACAAATGCAAAAAGAAGGCTTCCTGTATGAAACGGTGGAAGAAAGGATTATTGTATGCAATACACCGGTAGAGATCTTCAATATGATTGGCTAA